The sequence accaatgTGATCACATGATGATAtgaagtggatcatatcatttgtGATATGGTTGGTGCATGTGTTGCATCAACACCGATGGAGAAAGAAATGGAATGCTGAAAGTCTCTAGTTTGGTTTTGATAAttgatgaaaccctaggattaacATTGTGCTTAAGAGTGTATTTAGCAAAGGTTGGTACACACCAAGTGGTGGAGCTAGATGATGGTCATGGAGATGGTGATGGCCAAAATATGATCAAGTGCTCCTCATTtggaaaagaagaaagagaaaaaacaaaatcctatgggctcaaggcaaaggtataaaataggatATTTGTTTTACCAGTCAAGACGCAATAGAGTGTGTGATCGGGTTTAGGATAGATAACTGGACTATAAAGAGGGGAAATCTTTAATTGCAATGGTTATCTAGTGCCACTAAGTGTGAGTCTCATTTGCATGCTTTGCTGTTAGTGACGTGGTGAGATCATGGCAGCGGTGCTCGGCCGGGGAGAAGCAAACTCGTTAGCAAAACAAATGGTGTACCAAATGATGCGGTGCTCTAATAGGATAGCAGGCCACCTAAATCAGAAAGTCTAATATATGCTATGATCACTAATTTCACACAAGGCTAAGTCACTAGATTACACTAATCCTAGGTGAACAAATTAAGCAACTAGATAGAGACAAGCTAAACAATATGGATAAGAGTAAATGTAAAACTTGACAAGAGATGGACGCCCTCCAGGCGTTGTGCCTTACTATAGGCACACAGGTAAAACCACCGGCTCCCAATGTCTTGTGGCATTGTGCACTGAATCTGAAGAGGGAAAACTTTGTGAACTTTGTGGAGGATGACACCCTGCCCCATCGACCTGATCTTTACTTGCACTTTCGCGATTggggcgggggagggggcgtTGGATGGTGAACTCCTACGAACAAGTACAATCCATAGTTTTTTAAACCTGATCAGACCGGCGGTCTGACTAGTAAAAGACAGAACCAAAGCCTCGATCGGTCCAATTTTGAATAAAAGACCGATATGCAAGTGAACCAGGTTTTTTTGAATCGGATGAAAAACGGGGTATTAAATCGGCCAAGAACCGGGCAGTCAGATCAAATGTGTGCGATAAGGGGAAGCATAGGGCGCAAGGTGGAAAATATATGCCGAAACGAAAACGGGGTATTAAATCGGCCAAGAACCAGGTGGTTAGGTCAAATGTGTGTGATAAGGGGGAGCATAGGGCACAAGGTGGGAAAATCATGCCAAAAACGGGTAGTCAGGTCAAATATGTGCGATAAAGGGGAACATAGGGCGCAAAGTGAGCAAATTAGGGCTTCTCCAGTGGTAAAAATAAACCGACTCAACGTCCTACTTGTCAATAGAAGGAGTCGATTCATCTACTGGACTACATCGACTCATGAAGGAAAAAGGAAGAGTCGATGCAAACTTTCGAGTCGATTCATCAGCGGCCATGAGCAATAAAAAATGATTTCATCATCCGACAGAAGGCCAAGGTTGGCTGCCTCCTATCTGCTGCTATCCCATCAGAGGGCCCCATGTCTCTGCTCTCATTGACTCGCCATTGCATGACAATGAATCGATTTTTGCATGCACCAATTTATAGCATAGGTGGCACCCTCTCTCCTAAATAAATCGACTCACCACTGTGGGTGCTCTTATACCAAAAACGCGGTGGGTGTGTGGTGGGAGGGATTCAAACCCTACCCACAGGGCTCCGAAGCGAAGGAACACACCACTACCCCACACCTTGGTTTGTGATTTAGCTAAAACCCTTAGCCTATTTGAACCATGTTGAGTGTGTTGAGCTGGCGAATGGGCCAATTGAATCAAAGAAACCGTGAACCCAAAACTCCCATAAGTTCGGTGGacggtctggtcctcaaaactactccctggttcttaaaaagAATTTTATATTATGACGCTCTTTCTGTTCTAAATTGTAAGTCACTCTagctttttttatatatatctaGCTATATTCTATATTTAGATACAtaacttttatattaaataaaaaaagtaaaatGACTTACCATTTGGAAAGGGGAAACATATCAGGTGGAAACTAAACTCCCATGAAAACCACGgtaaaaaagtcgtctaaattcatcaaaaaatcacacatgtagatgatatgatgatacatatCCTTCTAAAATATCTtctccaaactcgacttcgtttgtgagatataaaaataacaaatttgaaACCAGAAAGCTGTCTAGATGATTTGTtcgaaatttgttatttttataacTCACAAACGAAGTAGAGTTTGgataagatattttacaaggttgtgtatcatcatatcatctatatgtgtgattttttttgtgaatttagacgacttttttacTATAGTTTTCATTGGTTTTCACAGGAGTTTAGTTTCTAAGGAGGGAGTAAATCAATTCTCACCGGTCCTAGCTCCCTCCCGTCGACAATGGAGGGCGTGTTTGGTAGGGTGGCCCTGGGGCTCGGCTGCGCCCTCGGGAGCGCAATCccgtgtttgggtgcgtttttGTGTCGTTCGGCCTGGCTCACACGCTGCTCAAAGCAGCTGGTAGCCCGGCTCGATTGCTACGCCAAAATCCTGCGTAGGAATTCGGCCTGGCTCAATCGAGCGCTCGCGGGCTCACGAGGTGGAGATGGCCTCACCTCCTAGGTCCATCTCGTGTCTCACCTCCATCCCCAAATCCTGTCTCCGATGCCGCCGGGGACGACCGCCGCATCTAGCGTTCGACGAGCAGCcgcagcctcctcctccacgaccttgacgccaccgccaccgccaccactcCACGCCTCCTCCTCACACGATCCCAACTCGGCCTGGCTCAAAAGGAACGGGAGACCTACTTCCCTCAGGTGCCTGCGCCTCTCGCGAATCCACTGGTGTGCGCTGATCCATTCTTGCCCACACCCCATCAGCCCCAAACACAAATGAGATGACTTGTAACGAAGGCATTAACTGGCTTGGGAACAACAAGTCAACTCCCTAACTCATCCATTAAGGGTACATGTCATCTGGCTGCCCAAAGCTGCCATGTGGCCACCAGAAATAACAACACGCGATCAAGCGGCACAAGTGCAACACTGCAGCATAGGGGATGGGGAGCAACAAAAAACCAGCCTGGGACCTACTAGATAGCGTGCATCAGGGTTCTGAAGAGAATAAGCAAAGATTGCCCCTATGTGATCCAGCTCGGAGGCTCCTATCATGCGTTCTCCTTGATGGCCTCATCTATGGCCTTGATATTGTCCCTCAGTATCTTCCACTGCAGATGCAAAACACAGCAGGAACGCACAACTTATtattaaactaaaaaaattgaCATGGCGGAAAGGTCAGAGCGCTTTGTTAGCATAGGAATGATTGTAAATTTGCCAATGGCCCAACAGCagctaatattgacaatcatgGCATATTTGAGTGGTAAGATATTAGCATATGGCTGCAAAGTTAACAGGAAAGCTACTTGCAATTATGCTCCTTGAGCAGACACCTAACATATGGATATCGGAATTAAGATTATTCAGACCAAAAACTAAATATTTCTTTGAAAGACCAAAAAAAGAGATGTTTTTACTACAGAATTGCATAGCTAGTGTCCTCATGTGCAGAGGATATTTCCATATCCATAAAAGAATGATAATGCTTGTGTTATGTACGGCACGGTCTATCAGCGGAGGCGTCGCGTGTAGCTACTTGTATCGTTAATTTGCATCTTCCGTTTGAATTTGTAATGTGTGCGTCAGTTATGTAATGTGACCATAAAGGCCTAATTAAACTTGGAACTAATGCAGTTATGCTAGAGATCATTTGGATCTCTGGGCGTCCAACTGAGTCCTCCGCTCCCACGTTCTCGCACTCGTCAGTTCCTCGCGCCGTCGTCGCTCACGACGGCGTTTCcatcacgccgccgccgagacTTCCGCCCACAGCCGCCCACAAGCCATAGCTACGCTCTGCGCAATCAGACCTCTGACAGCTTGTCAAATAAACTTTTTAAGGGCTATTTGTATAATCTAACTATCTAAACATGCCAGCATGCCAGCAAGCTTAATGTTTATATATTAATTCTAAACATCTTAGCAGATGTAGAGAGTTGAAATGCAACTCACCTGATCCAACTGGAGTGATATACCTGAtaataaaaaaaggaaatagTATTACTAAGCATAGAAGTTATGCATCGTATTGAACAAAGATTACAGATTACACAAATTTTGGATGGGAAAAAAATTTCTGTCCCCCTTTGGATGACAGATTGAATGCAGTCAGAAGATAAACAACCATCTCCAATCTTCCCATGCAGTTAAATATTTAGACTTTAAATTCATGTAAGTTTGAAATAGTACTCCCTCTATTACTATATCAAAATTGACCAAGTTTATACAAAAAAgtataaatactccctccgtatagGAAAAATATGTCGTTTTGGACAAGGTTTGGgtcaaacattgggaatataaatcatgaataactcttAAGTGATTGAGTTTGAAAAATTGAAAACCATATGAACAGATTGTCTTTAAAAgcactttcataaaaatatacatatatcacttttcaacaaatatttttataaaaataagcagTCTAAGTTATGTTTTGGAGACCATGTCGTTGTCCTAAACGTCTTCTATTTCatatacggagggagtacttattATACCAAATAATTATCATTTGATTCaccatgaaatatattttcatagtattccTATTTGGTGTCATAAATGCTGGTATTCTTCCCTATAAAGTTTGGTGTAAGACGAGCTGGAATGACACTCTTTTTGGAACAGAAGGAATATACGCCATCTCAAAGGTAATAAGTTGCAAATAAACACTGCCCCACAAAACATAGTATTTGACTGCATAACTTATTCATAACTATCAACAAAGACATGCATATGTATGTGGTAAAAATCGCTGCTTCATTACTCGCCTGAAAAGTACACTGTCTCAATGTCAAGTGATACAGGCAAGGGTATAACATCACGTAATTACATGACAGCAGCAGAAAAATGTTTGAGGATGAAAAGCAGTACATTCTACCTCGATAAGTTCACTACTACCACAGTACCACTACTAGATTAAAAACAATTACTGATGGAACTTTTTAAGCGGCCAAGGGGATTCACTAGTTAGTATTTTTTTCATCCTAATGCATGACGGTGTTCAAGTGTAATTCATCCATTTCCTGTGAGTGTTGATGAATTCCCAACCAACTATTACCAACCAGGAAAATCAGAACAGGTGCACAACTCAACAAAGGTCCCGTCAACCACCTGCTGGCTTCCTCTCAGCAAATGTCGCAAATGTGGTAGTGCACATTTTTTCCCCTCACAGATGTCATGACCATTCTATAGTTGGTTAGATAACTAGCTTGAGTTTGGAACATCAACTTATTGAGATTACTTGAAGAGATATAATTTTTAGCAACAAACTCAAATGAGAATGGGCAGATCATCACGAGCAACAAGCATACATGTTTAGACCATTAACAGTTTCATGATAATACCATCATTCTATAAAAAGGTCAATGGAATTGGAAGAAGTAATTGCTCTGAGCGACCCATTCATCTAACTAACGTTAGTGCTGAAACTCATCCTAGTTAACATGATAAATCATCATTGTACAATAACTCGGCAAATATTAGAATTGCATATGTTAAAGATTCACATGGTGGTTCAAATAAGAATGGCATCATCAATCTATTAAAAGCAAAATGATCTTTGAGCACGAGGGGAGAAAGTTAACAAAGCCATTCATCACATTTTATTGATTTCTACAATAAACCAACCATCGTCCTTTGTCTAACCCTAGAACAAATCCATCTAAAGCCAACAATCGCGCAAGACTCATGGACTTGGAGCGCTCTACTCAATACTCAAATGCCAGGCGCTGCTAGGAAATACGTACATTCCACAGAatatcggggggggggggaggggctggCGGTACCTTTGCGGGTAGGGAGGGTCTTGCCGTCCTTGACGTAGAACTCACGCATGTCGACATAGACCTTGCCCTTCCAGCTCCTCACCGACACCTTCTTGTTCTTCGATATCTGCGAGAAGCCACCCGAAAAAGATACACCGAGTTAGGGTTCTGGGGCTTCGGCATTGTAACAGGGATTTGGGTGGGCACGGAGCGCGGAATCCGTACCTCGGCCACGACGGTGCCGTCTTCAGCGGATTCAGAGGgcccctcgtcgccggcggcctggcgcttggccgccggctcgcccccgcccccgcccccgcgggAATTAAAAGGAGCCCCCGGCGTCGGGTGCGCCGGTTATATGGACGGCGCGGATTGCCTCTCGGCGTGGGAGCTGGTTGTTCGGGATTCGTGAACCGACCTACAGATTTTCAACAAAAGTGAAAATACGGTCCATCTAAATTGGTAAATACGGGTTTGATACGGGCCCACACAAGCAATAAACAATATAGTTTACAGGACACCTGTCCCGTCGTCCAAAAATATCAGCTGTTTGGATCCGAGGGTCACCGACTTCATCATCTTTGTGCTGTTGGGGGAGATGGACTGGAGCGGATCTGGATGGGAGGATTGCAATATGAGTTCGGTCCATTTGAGGAGGAATCGGCGATGAGGGGTGGAATGCATGCTATGCAGGTCGGTGACCCGAGGTCCAGGTTGAGGTAAGGAAGCAGCGTTTGGTGGATTTGCTTTCGATGTCCGTCGGTTTACAATGGATTTGGTTTCGATGTGCATGGGTTTGGTGGATCTTAGAGTGCAAGATTTCGTCGAGGAGGATATCGATTTGAACAAGGCGATGGAAGACCCGCTGACGCCCAGAATCGATGAACCGGCGAACGGCGGCGAGGTGCGGAACCTGGCGGACAGCAGCAGGCATGCCTACATCTTTTTTCTCCTCGACCACGTTCCTTCGGTTATTTGTTTGGACACTCAGCATTGATCTGCTTTTCGTCGGTTATCAAATTGTGGTGCGGTGTGGAACATGGCACTGCTGCAGATTTCGATCTGAACAAGGGAGTGCTTTGCGAGTTTGACGAGTGCATCTTCGACACTGTCTGAAAGGGAAGGATTTGAAGAGGGAGCAGTACATTCAGTCGATCTAGAAAATAGGAATGGGAGGTACGCTTGCATTTATACCACGAAGTTGTTGAGGTATAGATTATTTGCTTTGCTGCTGACATTTTTGTGCACCTTAAATCCAGCTAGGAAAGTGGTTGCTGCAGTAGCATTTGGGATGGGCAACAGCAGTCTGTATCTGCCTCTGATCATTCTTCAAGTAATCAGCTGGAGGAGAATGGTGATGTATCTGAACATGAACTGAGACAGGGATGGGAGAGGAGGTATCTGAACATGAACTCAGTATCTGATGAACATGCACTTAGTATCTGAGGCGCTTCTGTGGTTCATGATGCAACTTTTAAATTTTGTTTGCAGATCTCGGTTAGGACATATTCCTGATGATCATGTGTATTACTTGCACAATAAAACTATGTAATGCATCATGTGTATTTATTTGACTATGGATAGCATGCAAGTACTAATTAATGACTATGAATCATAAAGCTTTTTAGTTTTCTTTGCTATTAAAAGTGCATCATCGAACAAACTTTGTTAAAAGCTAGCTATGCTTATAAAGGTATGAGCGTGTGCATCTTGTATGATACTATGTGCCACTGTCCAGCTGAAAATAAAGATTTCTCTAGATTATTTGCAAggtaaagaaacaaaaaaattgtGAGTCAAAGTATAGGCATTACCATTTTGTGCTTATTTTTTCTTGTAAAAAATAGTGTATCTATGCATTTTTCTAGAGATAGGGTTGTCTCAAATAAATATTGGGATTTACTCCTCCTCAACCGATTGAAATCCCGCTTAACTCTCAATCGACGCGCTGTGGCGTCCGATCTGAGACAGATGGACGAGATCATCTTTCATTTTTGTGCATCTTAGCCTATCGGGTCGTTGTTGTATGTTGTTTCTGCCCGGTTCCGCGCTACCGGATCCACATAATTGTTAACGGATCTTTAACCCTCCaccattttttttccaaaggCAAGCACCGCCCACCATTTGACCTGTTTCCATCGTCTGTTCGAGGGTGGGAGTCTGAGACGAGATGGATGTGGCAGGTTCCCTCACCGCCAATCGAGAGGAGGGGGGCGGGGGAGCAGGGGGGCGGGGGCGAACCGGCGACCATCCCGGCCGGCCGTCGTGCCTGTGCGCCTCACGGGGGCGCTGTACCGGGGGCTGGGGAGCGGCTTCTCAGTGGTCTCGAGGTAACCAGGCATTCCCCTTGATTAGCTAGATGAGCTTGCTTTTGTAGGGTTTTGTTTGTGCTGTTTAGTGCGTGTGCGTGGTGGGGGTAGGGTTAATGGCTTGCGGTGCAGATTAGCATCTTCATTGGTGTCTAGGGTTTGCTCTTGGTGTTTTTGTAAATTTAAGTAAACTTTTGGTTTGGGGGTTGTGTGTATGGGGTACGGATGGACTGGAGTAGTGGTGTGGTACAGATTTTTGATATGGATGTATTCGATTTGTTGTCTGGTTAGATTCGAATCGGAGATTTCTAGTTTACGAGGGTCTCATTTCTGCATATCAGGTAGCCTCAGCTAAAATTCAAAATTATTCTCCATTTCTTCACTATGCACGAAAGTACTTGAATTCAATTGCTCGCCTGGTTTTGTGGTTTTGTTACTATGAATTTCTAGTAGTTCAGTTCAGAGCAGCTCAACATTGATTCATTTTCTGTAAAATAATAGTAGCAGCAGCTAGCCTTTTAGTGTGCTTTTGACCAGTAGGATACATGACCACTTATGTTTTAAGAGCTAATCTTGTCCTCCATTCTGGTGGTTTTAAGTGTGTCATCAGTCTTTCACCACTGATTTTGTAATTAAAGCCAAATCCAACAGCTAACTGGCAAACATTGTTTTAAGTGTGTTGACAAATCTTTATGCTTTTAAGGGGATACTAAAGACATATATGTATTTTATTTGTCCTTGGTCACATGTAGCTACTATGAGATGTTGGTCTCGTCGTACTTGTAGCTACTATTTTTGTTCATATTTTAGTTTCTATCTATGGTCTGATTGTCTTTTTACAGTTTGGACAAGTACTATTTTACGGAGGtgctgttgatttttttttttgaacgtagGTGCTGTTGATTTTTTAGAGTTGATATATCGCTGATTCGCGGTGGTCTGATTTGAGTCGTTTTTTTAGGATTTGTTGGTCTGATGCTACTGGATCCCACTTAAATTCAAAGTGAAATGGGACTAACCTCGCACTAATCCCCGACACTTTGGAAGCTGATTGTATCCCTGGGCATTTACAAAAGTGCTAACTGAAAAGACAAACTAACTGGTTTTTAATGAATTCAGAAGTATCAGAACAGCCTAGTGGCACCGTGATTTTCTCATGTTGGCAGCTAAAGCTCCTGTACTTTGCCTGACAAGCTCATCTCTCCAGCTCGCAGTAGCACTTTAATTTTTCCTGTTCTGTTagctttttcttttgctgatcTGAACCTTGCCTTTGCTTTGGCGTTTTTCAGCGCAGTACGTAGTATCAAATCTTTTGCAAacttctgtaaatttttttttgcgcttACTCAGTTTGACAATTAGTTGTAATCATGTGGCTTGATTACTGCTAGTTCAAGCTAGCAATACTTTTCTCAGTTAAGTAAACACAGGCTTCTATTGCAACTGTGTGGCAGACTGGCAGCACCAACCATATTAGTAGGCTAAACTCTCTTTCTTTTATTTCTGGGTAAAGATAAAAAATTCCCCTCTCTTTCTGTTATTTTCTGCAACATCAATCATCAATACCtactcatttttttttctatgcaTCTCACCTACATTTCATGACTTctgtcttcttttatttcagATCTCTCAAATCATCTCATCTGTAGTCCCAAACTTTATTTCAGTTCTCCCAGGTAATTGTTGCTACAACTAATCAATCTGACTACAAAATCTCTATTTTATTTCATTATAGGTTTTCTATAATCAATTATATTTTGTGTTTTAACTGTTAATTTTATTTCAAGCTTTAGTGAAAGAGAGTACATCTACATTTAATAAAATCTACATATCTCCCATTTCCAAGTTTTTTTTAAGTTACATCTACATGATGAGATTGCTACTTTTTAAGTTATTAGATTCTCTTTATTATAAGCACCGCCTTAATTTGTCACTTTTGGTGGacattatatttttattttctcttattGCAACTTTTATTGAATGCTATAGTAAACTCTCTTTTCTCAAAAAGAATAGTGTCTGTATCTTTTCTCTGTTCATTTTCATCTCTTTTAAGGGGGTTCCATTTTTCCCATACTACCCCGCGTTGACTACCTCTCATCACAATTTGGGGACcttttttctaggattttcaTGACACTCTTTTCGATCGggctccttttccttttctgtaAGGTTTATTATGCTGATATACAGCTAAATTACCATATTAACATTTGTGCAATTTTGTATAAGCTTGGTGTAATATTTTTTTAGGTACATAGAAATAGTTCTTGAATTGATTTTTTATGCTGTAACTTTCATGTATGCCATTTATTTTTAGGGTTACCTTAGGAGCCTGCTTTTGTGTATCTGGTCTTTTGGGGCACTGGTATGTAGGAATTTTAAAAAAGTACAGGTTATTTCACAGCCTCCTTTTTTATCAATACTCAACTATTACTCCAAGCTATCACATATATGCCGTCAGTAGTCTTCTGGTACTAGTAGTCTTCTGGTACTTGCAGTATGTGCATGAAACAACCTATTGGAGCCTATCAATAAGGCTATGTAGTAAATGACTAATTTTTCATACCTTCTTTTTCCCATCTACTTGGTTGTAGTTTATTGGAAAAAGCATAGTTGATTATACCTTAAATGTTTGTTGTATTCCTGCTGTGTAGTTGTTGCTTTCACCCTGAGATAGCATTGACTTAGCATCTGAAAATAGCTGTTGCTCTATTTCTATGTTATTCCAATCTCATGTCATTTTGTCTTCTTATATAAGCTATAAGGTGTATGAATTACTATGTATGAAAATACAtaatttcattttatttttgcaAAACGTATGGACAATTTGCTCATCAAATTTGTTTACCTCCATACAACGCATCAAATTCCTGGAATTATTCATCTCTTGTGTCGCATATTGGAGAGTAACTCATAAATGTGTCACACTAACTACAACTTTACTTGCCTGCACGGTAGAAAACCATCAAATCTCATAATTTGTCTTCTATTTCTGAATTTGCTAGAAGCCTAGACGAAATTATATTGACAGAGAACTGCATTTGTTTTTGTGCGAATGAGAAATTAAACTAATATGAATGGACAACTTATGGAAAGTGAGTAATTAATGGTATCTAGATATCTTCTCTATATGTGCAGTTCTGCCGAGGATGCCATTGCCATATTATCTTCGGAGAATAGGATTGCTAGAAATATGATTTTTAGGGTCAATGCAAGTGCATTACATATTAATATTATAAACTACATTTCCCTTATATTTACACTGAATTTATATGTAATTTTCATACGAGTTGACTGTAACTTATATCTACATGTAAGTATTTTGAAATTTGTTCTCATGAATATGGAATGAATCACTATGTTCATTAAATCTTTCAAGTTAGTTTCGTGAATTTTCAGGTTGAGTTTTGCTTCACAGAGAAATTCTATCTATAATTTTGTTGTCAGCCAAAAAATTTAcagtaacttttttttttactttttttttgtaacttttGTGCTTTAGCTGGCAAGAAAAAGAATGCTAGAAACTGCACCTTATTCGTTATTCCTCCTTGTTGCAGAATGGATGAGCTGTTGGAACAGTCAAGAATGGAAGGAATTAATGACTTCTTTGTGATATTAGTTGGAAAAATGGCTACTAAAAAAACAATAGCTCAACAGAGATGCACTTTGTtcttttttatttgcttgtggAATATAGTGCTTGTGAAATATGTGTGCCAAATGGTACAGAAAAATGTTATATTTGTTCCATATATGTTGTGTGAAATCAGTGTAAATTTTGAACAAACAACTTTCATCTCTTTTTaacaaaatttgaaaacataatGCTATCAAACATGTAGTGCAACTGGGCTCAAAGTTTGCTACACCCGGACCTAAACTGGCCCATAGCAAAACAAACAGGTTCTCAACATGCATGCACACGGAGGCACGGTGGATCCTTTACTTGTTATCGGGTGGACCCTTTACTTGTTATCGGGCGTGCCACGGTGCACGACGGACCGTTTAGAGCAAAGTCTGTTAAAAAAAAAGGCACGGATGAATATACTTAGTTATCCATTGTGAAATCCGGTGATTGATGGATAAGTTATTTTTCAGTCGATTGATATGGAGACACTCCCTTAATTAATTCATCAAGTTAAAGATATAGTTTTCTGTCGTTCCTTAGCATGGTTAATTAATTTCACAACGAAACATTAGTACTGCATGCGAGTCTTGTTACTTTGTAATAGCATTTTCTATCCAAATTAAAGATGTGAAAGGGATAATAAGCAAACGAACTATTGGTAGGAGTACTAGTTAACAGCCTGAACCTTCAAGTACTGGAATTTTTCCATCATCACCAGTTATGTTCACACCTGTGTGTTGCAATGCATGGATGTTTCAGAGTTCAGAGTTTCAGACTTACTATACATGTACACGTGTcactaaaaaaagaagaagcaagagCTCTCAATGCGTGATGGGGATCCGATTTAGTTGTCgacttgtcgtcgtcgtcgacatCTTGGCCAGCAGCGCCCGGGTGATCTCCACGCACAGCCCCGCGTTCCTGACGGCGAAGCCTTCGTACTCTGGCGAGAACACCACCTGCTCGGCGTGCTCCAGCATGGTGTCCATGGCGCGCTCCCTGAGCACCGCGCTAGAGCTCAGCTCGGCCACCTCCAGCGTCCGCAGCACGTTCCGGGGCTCCACGCGCGCCGCCAGCCTCGCCTCGCAGGCCCGCCGCAGGAACGCGACGTCGTACTtgtcggcggcgacgaggagcgcGTGCAGGTGGCGCTCCGGCA comes from Panicum virgatum strain AP13 chromosome 4K, P.virgatum_v5, whole genome shotgun sequence and encodes:
- the LOC120702225 gene encoding RNA polymerase II transcriptional coactivator KIWI-like codes for the protein PAHPTPGAPFNSRGGGGGGEPAAKRQAAGDEGPSESAEDGTVVAEISKNKKVSVRSWKGKVYVDMREFYVKDGKTLPTRKGISLQLDQWKILRDNIKAIDEAIKENA